Proteins encoded by one window of Shewanella avicenniae:
- a CDS encoding cyclophilin-like fold protein, whose product MLVIQVGEHTLTATFADNSSATALKQRLAQGPVSIDMRDYGAMEKVGDLGFSLPRNDEQIDTEAGDVILYLGKAFVIYYDHNSWSLTRLARVNNVSAKELKQILSGAKVSVTLSLAE is encoded by the coding sequence ATGTTAGTTATTCAAGTGGGTGAGCATACACTTACCGCTACATTCGCCGACAACTCATCGGCCACCGCCCTAAAACAACGTTTGGCTCAAGGCCCCGTCAGCATCGATATGCGTGATTATGGCGCTATGGAAAAGGTCGGTGATTTAGGTTTTAGCCTGCCGCGTAATGATGAGCAGATCGATACCGAAGCAGGTGACGTGATTCTGTATCTTGGCAAAGCCTTCGTGATTTATTACGACCACAACAGCTGGAGTTTGACCCGCTTGGCGCGGGTGAATAATGTCTCAGCCAAAGAGTTGAAGCAGATCTTGTCAGGCGCAAAGGTGTCGGTGACCTTGTCATTAGCGGAATAA